GCTCCAGTGCTGGCGGCAGCGGTAAAAACAGAAATAAATTTGAAAACAACGACAAAAACCAGTCGGATAAAAATGAAGAGCATATAGATTCAAACAAAATAGATGATAATGGCGATGTTGATAAAAGCGAGAGCGAGGAAGAGGAAGTCGGCGAGGAGGAGGAAGACAAGGAAGGTTTTAAGATGCCGAATCCTTTAACTGCGCTTAAAAAATCACTATATATATTCAATGCAATAAAACCCTTTCAGGGCAGTTTCGCTTTTGATAAAAAATTGAGCCGCTCCGGATTGCTCGACAGACCAAAATGGAAATTTACTATGGGATTAGACGATAATCCCGGAGTTGACAGTCAGGGATCAAACGACAACTTATCAGATCAAACTATTACTACTGAAGATTACCAGCTTAAATCAGGCGTTAAACCGTTTAGAATACTCGATATCTCAGCATCATACAAGTATCGTGTTTCGGTCAATAGAGCTTCAAATACGCCAACACAAACTAAATCCGTAGATTTTCCCGGCATAAATGCTAACATAAGCAGCATAGAAAAACTGCCTTTATTAAAATTATTAGTAAAATCAGCATCCATTCAATCCGGATATAATAAAAAAATTGATGAAACAGGCAATGCCGATACCGGAGAACTCACAGAAAGATCATCAAGCCAATCGTATCTACCTATAATTGGCTTAAATCTGAACTTAAGCAAAGGCATAAAGGCAACCGTCAGATATGATCAAAACAATAGTAAAAGAGAAAACCTTCGATTAGAAGGCGGCAGTCAAAGGATTGATTATAGCCAGGATAATACTTTCAAGGCGTCATTAAACTATTCTCTCTCCGCCCCCAAAGGATTAAAAATCCCATTATTGGGAAAAGTAAAATTTGACAGCCAACTGTCTTTTTCTGTAGATTTTATGAAAAGATATAATAAATCATGGTTTTTTCTCGAGGATGCCAAGAATGTTGAGCAAAATTCTGTTGAGACCTCAATAGAACCAAGGGTTTCGTACAGATTCTCGGCGAAAATAACCGGCGGCTTGAATGCGCGCTGGGTCGACTCCGATGATAAAATACAGCAGAGGAAAAGACATGTAAGGGAAATGGGGATATGGACCGAGTTAAGGTTCTGACGATACAATCTCAATAATATTCTGAGTTTTTTAATAGAAACCAATAAAATAAGCGAGGCATGAATTTAATAATGAAATGTTTAAAGGTATCTGCAATAAGATTTTTTTGTTTTCTTATAATGATGGTATTCATATCAGGATGCGACAATATCAATATCCCTGAATTTGACCAGCACAAAGCATATAGTTATTTGCAGGAACAGTGTGGATTCGGCTCCAGAGTTCCAAACAGCGAGGCTCATAATCGGTGTAAGGATTATCTTTATTTAAAGTTGACCGCTTCTGCAGATGTCTGCCGTAAACAAGATTTTATTTATTATGACCAAATGCGCACTGACACGCTTTATCTGACTAATATTATCGCTTCTTTTAAGCCTGAGGATAAGCACCGCATACTTCTTTGCGCTCATTGGGATAGCCGCCCTTGGGCTGATGAGGAAGCCGACTCAAGTTTGCACAGCCAACCGGTAATGGGTGCCAATGACGGCGCTTCGGGTGTGGCTGTTCTTATGGTAATCGCTGAAGTATTTAAAAATAATCCACCGCCGTTTGGAGTTGATATAGTATTTTTCGATGGCGAGGATTATGGCCAGAGTGGTAAAGCCGACGAGTGGTTATTGGGAAGCAAATACTTTGCTAAAAATATTGGCGGATATCTGCCTCATTATGTAATCCTGATTGATATGATAGGCGATTCCGAATTGAATATTTATAAGGAAAACTATTCCCAAACACATGCAAACTGGTTAGTTTCTCGAATCTGGAAAGCCGCCGAATTAGAAAATGCCGAACATTTTTTGCCGGATATTGGCAAATCAATT
The DNA window shown above is from Candidatus Zixiibacteriota bacterium and carries:
- a CDS encoding M28 family peptidase, which gives rise to MMVFISGCDNINIPEFDQHKAYSYLQEQCGFGSRVPNSEAHNRCKDYLYLKLTASADVCRKQDFIYYDQMRTDTLYLTNIIASFKPEDKHRILLCAHWDSRPWADEEADSSLHSQPVMGANDGASGVAVLMVIAEVFKNNPPPFGVDIVFFDGEDYGQSGKADEWLLGSKYFAKNIGGYLPHYVILIDMIGDSELNIYKENYSQTHANWLVSRIWKAAELENAEHFLPDIGKSIYDDHIPFLEIGIPAVDIIDIDYKWWHTIHDTPDKCSPESLGEVGRVVLRMIYDKELHQ